The following coding sequences lie in one Arabidopsis thaliana chromosome 3, partial sequence genomic window:
- a CDS encoding transcription factor-like protein (BEST Arabidopsis thaliana protein match is: transcription factor-related (TAIR:AT4G18650.1); Has 560 Blast hits to 560 proteins in 40 species: Archae - 0; Bacteria - 0; Metazoa - 2; Fungi - 0; Plants - 558; Viruses - 0; Other Eukaryotes - 0 (source: NCBI BLink).), producing MSQETAIASFKKFQQSWIEQLRNHLNHLRSAQNHHRNSATGDEERLREAVDRVMEHFREYHRAKWAATDKDVIEVMASPWASALERSLQWVGGWRPTTLFHLVYTESSILFESRIVDILRGFRTGDLSDLSPSQFRVPFVKGRTVSELQCETVKEENAITEELSEWQDDASDLVMGTSSDPDQRIRRLAEIVHRTDDLRLRTITRVVEVLSPLQQAEFLVAAAELRTGVAGWGTSHDRRRSSEV from the exons ATGAGCCAAGAGACAGCGATAGCAAGCTTCAAGAAATTCCAACAGTCATGGATCGAGCAGCTACGAAACCACCTGAACCACCTCCGCTCCGCCCAAAACCATCACCGGAACTCTGCTACCGGTGATGAGGAACGGTTAAGGGAGGCTGTGGACAGAGTGATGGAACACTTTAGAGAATATCACAGGGCCAAGTGGGCTGCGACGGATAAAGACGTCATCGAAGTTATGGCTTCTCCTTGGGCTTCAGCTCTTGAACGGTCGCTTCAGTGGGTCGGTGGTTGGCGACCAACCACCTTGTTCCATCTGGTTTACACTGAGTCGAGTATTTTATTTGAGTCTCGTATCGTTGATATACTTCGTGGCTTTCGCACCGGTGATCTCAGTGATCTCTCCCCTTCTCAGTTCAG gGTTCCATTTGTCAAAGGCAGGACGGTAAGTGAGCTACAATGTGAGACCGTGAAGGAAGAGAATGCGATAACGGAAGAGTTGTCGGAGTGGCAAGACGATGCGAGTGACCTTGTCATGGGGACATCGTCAGATCCCGACCAGAGGATCCGACGGCTAGCAGAAATCGTCCACCGAACTGATGATCTGCGACTGAGAACGATCACACGTGTGGTGGAGGTCTTGAGTCCGCTCCAACAAGCGGAGTTTCTTGTCGCTGCGGCTGAGCTTCGTACAGGCGTTGCTGGTTGGGGGACTAGCCACGACCGTCGTCGAAGTTCCGAAGTTTAA
- a CDS encoding transcription factor-like protein (FUNCTIONS IN: molecular_function unknown; INVOLVED IN: response to karrikin; BEST Arabidopsis thaliana protein match is: transcription factor-related (TAIR:AT4G18650.1); Has 30201 Blast hits to 17322 proteins in 780 species: Archae - 12; Bacteria - 1396; Metazoa - 17338; Fungi - 3422; Plants - 5037; Viruses - 0; Other Eukaryotes - 2996 (source: NCBI BLink).), with protein sequence MSQETAIASFKKFQQSWIEQLRNHLNHLRSAQNHHRNSATGDEERLREAVDRVMEHFREYHRAKWAATDKDVIEVMASPWASALERSLQWVGGWRPTTLFHLVYTESSILFESRIVDILRGFRTGDLSDLSPSQFRTVSELQCETVKEENAITEELSEWQDDASDLVMGTSSDPDQRIRRLAEIVHRTDDLRLRTITRVVEVLSPLQQAEFLVAAAELRTGVAGWGTSHDRRRSSEV encoded by the exons ATGAGCCAAGAGACAGCGATAGCAAGCTTCAAGAAATTCCAACAGTCATGGATCGAGCAGCTACGAAACCACCTGAACCACCTCCGCTCCGCCCAAAACCATCACCGGAACTCTGCTACCGGTGATGAGGAACGGTTAAGGGAGGCTGTGGACAGAGTGATGGAACACTTTAGAGAATATCACAGGGCCAAGTGGGCTGCGACGGATAAAGACGTCATCGAAGTTATGGCTTCTCCTTGGGCTTCAGCTCTTGAACGGTCGCTTCAGTGGGTCGGTGGTTGGCGACCAACCACCTTGTTCCATCTGGTTTACACTGAGTCGAGTATTTTATTTGAGTCTCGTATCGTTGATATACTTCGTGGCTTTCGCACCGGTGATCTCAGTGATCTCTCCCCTTCTCAGTTCAG GACGGTAAGTGAGCTACAATGTGAGACCGTGAAGGAAGAGAATGCGATAACGGAAGAGTTGTCGGAGTGGCAAGACGATGCGAGTGACCTTGTCATGGGGACATCGTCAGATCCCGACCAGAGGATCCGACGGCTAGCAGAAATCGTCCACCGAACTGATGATCTGCGACTGAGAACGATCACACGTGTGGTGGAGGTCTTGAGTCCGCTCCAACAAGCGGAGTTTCTTGTCGCTGCGGCTGAGCTTCGTACAGGCGTTGCTGGTTGGGGGACTAGCCACGACCGTCGTCGAAGTTCCGAAGTTTAA
- a CDS encoding phosphoesterase (phosphoesterase; FUNCTIONS IN: DNA binding, catalytic activity, zinc ion binding; EXPRESSED IN: 24 plant structures; EXPRESSED DURING: 15 growth stages; CONTAINS InterPro DOMAIN/s: HAD-superfamily hydrolase, subfamily IIIA (InterPro:IPR006549), Polynucleotide kinase 3 phosphatase, central region (InterPro:IPR013954), Zinc finger, PARP-type (InterPro:IPR001510), Polynucleotide kinase 3, phosphatase (InterPro:IPR015636), DNA 3-phosphatase (InterPro:IPR006551); BEST Arabidopsis thaliana protein match is: poly(ADP-ribose) polymerase 2 (TAIR:AT2G31320.1); Has 2061 Blast hits to 1425 proteins in 265 species: Archae - 2; Bacteria - 49; Metazoa - 943; Fungi - 202; Plants - 219; Viruses - 45; Other Eukaryotes - 601 (source: NCBI BLink).), with product MITVAPFVSLRFQFPLYIINRSTLFFRERTQYLVYNTCHILRTTAKTMPVVAEYAKSNRSSCRSCSNKIAVKSLRLGLISKGRGGVDMTRWHHFDCFPTDSESIASVDDIQGLSALEKEDQDALTKLVEQCGKVPAKKPDEKKGKAKKHIMGPKGLTKAATSSKVIADNAKSSRSSCNRCSQTIVSKDLRVGLVTEDSRGFDITRWHHLGCFPIDFHPIDSVEDIGGYSSLEKGDQMELKYLAEVNKKDKTLIDDVQKMDEGDDEAIADNELTEETKKGKHSPVAKLVEQPGEPAKEDEDEESKKPASDEISEQKTKDVKNSPDSSKVISEYAKSSRSTCKKCSQTIAAKELRLGLVTRNFRGFDMKQWHHLGCFPVDSDPIVSVEDIGGFSELQSGDQDALKELVQQCGKQTLVDKMDEDNDDTEAKIKLTEETNKRKHSEVGEMVEEDESLTKAKQQMAKTHKVNMSESTSQVEVEAEITLSASDVKDKYRDANLLPKWKAFETVIFLERDDGLNDSEKIAAFDFDGCLAKTSVKIVGADAWSLMYPSIPEKLQSLHDQGYKLVIFTNESNIDRWKNKRQAAVDSKIGRLNSFIERVKVPIQVFIACGVSSSGGKGGKDDLYRKPKAGMWQLMKKHFNSGIAIDMDKSFYVGDAAGRKMDHSDADIKFAQASGLKFFTPEEYFIPSSTSPGT from the exons ATGATTACAGTAGCCCCCTTCGTGTCTCTTCGTTTCCAGTTCCctctttatataataaatcgcTCCACTCTCTTTTTCCGAGAAAGAACACAGTATCTCGTCTACAACACCTGTCACATTTTGAGAACAACGGCGAAAACAATGCCGGTGGTTGCTGAGTACGCGAAGTCGAATCGGTCGTCGTGTAGGTCATGTTCGAACAAGATAGCTGTGAAATCGCTTAGGTTAGGGTTGATTAGCAAAGGACGTGGCGGGGTTGACATGACCAGGTGGCACCATTTCGATTGTTTTCCGACTGATTCTGAGTCGATTGCTTCCGTTGATGATATTCAAGGCTTATCCGCTTTAGAG AAAGAAGATCAAGATGCTTTGACGAAATTGGTGGAACAATGTGGTAAAGTACCTGCAAAAAAA CCTGATGAGAAGAAGGGGAAGGCTAAAAAGCATATAATGGGGCCGAAGGGGCTTACGAAGGCGGCAACATCTTCAAAAGTTATTGCTGATAATGCGAAATCGAGCAGATCATCATGCAACAGGTGTTCTCAGACAATCGTTTCAAAGGATCTGAGAGTGGGGCTGGTTACTGAAGACTCCAGGGGATTTGATATAACAAGATGGCATCACTTGGGTTGTTTTCCCATTGATTTTCATCCAATTGATTCTGTGGAGGACATTGGTGGATATTCATCGCTTGAG AAAGGTGACCAGATGGAATTAAAGTATTTGGCCGAAGTAAACAAGAAGGATAAAACTTTGATAGAT GATGTCCAGAAGATGGATGAAGGTGATGATGAAGCTATAGCTGATAATGAGCTAACGGAGGagaccaaaaaaggaaaacattcTCCTGTTGCAAAATTGGTGGAACAACCTGGCGAGCCTGCAAAAGAA gatgaggatgaagagAGTAAAAAGCCTGCATCAGATGAAATAAGTGAGCAGAAGACTAAGGATGTGAAAAATTCTCCTGATTCTTCAAAAGTTATTTCTGAGTATGCGAAATCGAGCAGATCAACATGCAAGAAGTGCTCTCAGACTATCGCTGCAAAGGAACTGAGGTTGGGGCTAGTGACCAGAAACTTCCGTGGCTTTGATATGAAACAATGGCATCACTTGGGTTGTTTTCCTGTCGACTCTGATCCAATTGTTTCGGTAGAGGACATTGGTGGATTTTCAGAACTGCAG AGTGGTGATCAGGATGCATTAAAGGAATTGGTCCAACAATGCGGGAAGCAGACTTTGGTAGAT AAGATGgatgaagataatgatgaCACTGAAGCTAAAATTAAGCTAACTGAggagacaaacaaaagaaaacattctgAG GTTGGGGAGAtggtggaagaagatgaatcgCTAACTAAAGCGAAACAACAGATGGCTAAAACACATAAG GTGAACATGAGTGAGTCAACTTCTCAGGTCGAGGTTGAAGCAGAAATCACTCTTTCAGCGTCTGATGTGAAGGATAAGTACAGG GATGCCAATCTATTACCAAAATGGAAAGCTTTTGAGACAGTTATATTCCTTGAGCGG GATGATGGTCTTAATGATTCAGAAAAAATAGCTGCATTTGACTTTGATGGATGCCTTGCAAAAACATCTGTGAAAAT AGTAGGGGCAGATGCATGGTCCCTAATGTATCCTTCCATTCCTGAGAAACTGCAAAGTCTGCACGATCAAGGCTATAAGCtg GTCATTTTCACAAATGAATCCAACATTGATCGATGGAAGAACAAGCGGCAAGCTGCTGTAGATTCGAAAATTGGACGGCTCAACAGTTTTATCGAGCGCGTGAAGGTCCCCATTCAG GTGTTTATAGCCTGTGGAGTCTCAAGTTCTGGTGGTAAAGGTGGTAAAGATGACCTTTACCGCAAACCCAAGGCTGGAATGTGGCAACTCATGAAGAAGCATTTTAACTCTGGAATTGCAATTGATATGGATAA ATCCTTCTACGTTGGGGATGCAGCTGGAAGAAAAATGGATCACAGCGACGCTGACATCAAATTTGCACAG GCGAGTGGGCTAAAGTTTTTTACCCCGGAGGAATACTTTATCCCCTCAAGTACATCGCCAGGGACTTAG
- a CDS encoding phosphoesterase (phosphoesterase; FUNCTIONS IN: DNA binding, catalytic activity, zinc ion binding; EXPRESSED IN: 24 plant structures; EXPRESSED DURING: 15 growth stages; CONTAINS InterPro DOMAIN/s: HAD-superfamily hydrolase, subfamily IIIA (InterPro:IPR006549), Polynucleotide kinase 3 phosphatase, central region (InterPro:IPR013954), Zinc finger, PARP-type (InterPro:IPR001510), Polynucleotide kinase 3, phosphatase (InterPro:IPR015636), DNA 3-phosphatase (InterPro:IPR006551); BEST Arabidopsis thaliana protein match is: poly(ADP-ribose) polymerase 2 (TAIR:AT2G31320.1); Has 30201 Blast hits to 17322 proteins in 780 species: Archae - 12; Bacteria - 1396; Metazoa - 17338; Fungi - 3422; Plants - 5037; Viruses - 0; Other Eukaryotes - 2996 (source: NCBI BLink).): MITVAPFVSLRFQFPLYIINRSTLFFRERTQYLVYNTCHILRTTAKTMPVVAEYAKSNRSSCRSCSNKIAVKSLRLGLISKGRGGVDMTRWHHFDCFPTDSESIASVDDIQGLSALEKEDQDALTKLVEQCGKVPAKKPDEKKGKAKKHIMGPKGLTKAATSSKVIADNAKSSRSSCNRCSQTIVSKDLRVGLVTEDSRGFDITRWHHLGCFPIDFHPIDSVEDIGGYSSLEKGDQMELKYLAEDVQKMDEGDDEAIADNELTEETKKGKHSPVAKLVEQPGEPAKEDEDEESKKPASDEISEQKTKDVKNSPDSSKVISEYAKSSRSTCKKCSQTIAAKELRLGLVTRNFRGFDMKQWHHLGCFPVDSDPIVSVEDIGGFSELQSGDQDALKELVQQCGKQTLVDKMDEDNDDTEAKIKLTEETNKRKHSEVGEMVEEDESLTKAKQQMAKTHKVNMSESTSQVEVEAEITLSASDVKDKYRDANLLPKWKAFETVIFLERDDGLNDSEKIAAFDFDGCLAKTSVKIVGADAWSLMYPSIPEKLQSLHDQGYKLVIFTNESNIDRWKNKRQAAVDSKIGRLNSFIERVKVPIQVFIACGVSSSGGKGGKDDLYRKPKAGMWQLMKKHFNSGIAIDMDKSFYVGDAAGRKMDHSDADIKFAQASGLKFFTPEEYFIPSSTSPGT, from the exons ATGATTACAGTAGCCCCCTTCGTGTCTCTTCGTTTCCAGTTCCctctttatataataaatcgcTCCACTCTCTTTTTCCGAGAAAGAACACAGTATCTCGTCTACAACACCTGTCACATTTTGAGAACAACGGCGAAAACAATGCCGGTGGTTGCTGAGTACGCGAAGTCGAATCGGTCGTCGTGTAGGTCATGTTCGAACAAGATAGCTGTGAAATCGCTTAGGTTAGGGTTGATTAGCAAAGGACGTGGCGGGGTTGACATGACCAGGTGGCACCATTTCGATTGTTTTCCGACTGATTCTGAGTCGATTGCTTCCGTTGATGATATTCAAGGCTTATCCGCTTTAGAG AAAGAAGATCAAGATGCTTTGACGAAATTGGTGGAACAATGTGGTAAAGTACCTGCAAAAAAA CCTGATGAGAAGAAGGGGAAGGCTAAAAAGCATATAATGGGGCCGAAGGGGCTTACGAAGGCGGCAACATCTTCAAAAGTTATTGCTGATAATGCGAAATCGAGCAGATCATCATGCAACAGGTGTTCTCAGACAATCGTTTCAAAGGATCTGAGAGTGGGGCTGGTTACTGAAGACTCCAGGGGATTTGATATAACAAGATGGCATCACTTGGGTTGTTTTCCCATTGATTTTCATCCAATTGATTCTGTGGAGGACATTGGTGGATATTCATCGCTTGAG AAAGGTGACCAGATGGAATTAAAGTATTTGGCCGAA GATGTCCAGAAGATGGATGAAGGTGATGATGAAGCTATAGCTGATAATGAGCTAACGGAGGagaccaaaaaaggaaaacattcTCCTGTTGCAAAATTGGTGGAACAACCTGGCGAGCCTGCAAAAGAA gatgaggatgaagagAGTAAAAAGCCTGCATCAGATGAAATAAGTGAGCAGAAGACTAAGGATGTGAAAAATTCTCCTGATTCTTCAAAAGTTATTTCTGAGTATGCGAAATCGAGCAGATCAACATGCAAGAAGTGCTCTCAGACTATCGCTGCAAAGGAACTGAGGTTGGGGCTAGTGACCAGAAACTTCCGTGGCTTTGATATGAAACAATGGCATCACTTGGGTTGTTTTCCTGTCGACTCTGATCCAATTGTTTCGGTAGAGGACATTGGTGGATTTTCAGAACTGCAG AGTGGTGATCAGGATGCATTAAAGGAATTGGTCCAACAATGCGGGAAGCAGACTTTGGTAGAT AAGATGgatgaagataatgatgaCACTGAAGCTAAAATTAAGCTAACTGAggagacaaacaaaagaaaacattctgAG GTTGGGGAGAtggtggaagaagatgaatcgCTAACTAAAGCGAAACAACAGATGGCTAAAACACATAAG GTGAACATGAGTGAGTCAACTTCTCAGGTCGAGGTTGAAGCAGAAATCACTCTTTCAGCGTCTGATGTGAAGGATAAGTACAGG GATGCCAATCTATTACCAAAATGGAAAGCTTTTGAGACAGTTATATTCCTTGAGCGG GATGATGGTCTTAATGATTCAGAAAAAATAGCTGCATTTGACTTTGATGGATGCCTTGCAAAAACATCTGTGAAAAT AGTAGGGGCAGATGCATGGTCCCTAATGTATCCTTCCATTCCTGAGAAACTGCAAAGTCTGCACGATCAAGGCTATAAGCtg GTCATTTTCACAAATGAATCCAACATTGATCGATGGAAGAACAAGCGGCAAGCTGCTGTAGATTCGAAAATTGGACGGCTCAACAGTTTTATCGAGCGCGTGAAGGTCCCCATTCAG GTGTTTATAGCCTGTGGAGTCTCAAGTTCTGGTGGTAAAGGTGGTAAAGATGACCTTTACCGCAAACCCAAGGCTGGAATGTGGCAACTCATGAAGAAGCATTTTAACTCTGGAATTGCAATTGATATGGATAA ATCCTTCTACGTTGGGGATGCAGCTGGAAGAAAAATGGATCACAGCGACGCTGACATCAAATTTGCACAG GCGAGTGGGCTAAAGTTTTTTACCCCGGAGGAATACTTTATCCCCTCAAGTACATCGCCAGGGACTTAG